The Setaria italica strain Yugu1 chromosome IX, Setaria_italica_v2.0, whole genome shotgun sequence genome has a window encoding:
- the LOC101775553 gene encoding uncharacterized protein LOC101775553, whose translation MCRATTMEDGPHAGGFLRPTLDIRAFYLRLSSSSSPSAPAPAELALVYHPAIGGAALALNGRALPPAAPAEVTLRQVAGDAYASADRVAATEGARFEVYAGKEMAAEGVFRRRRISGEGGWRVECRRAAAASPTVAVAEVVVLAEGGVLMRDRARATSRRRIGCGATRLEGIPEEATDVGRGCQCGGACGDDEWEVVGDDSDDAVAWKEEEDVEVETVRWAMEMGVWAVCLGVGLLATARRFRRKRAFW comes from the coding sequence ATGTGCCGCGCCACGACGATGGAGGACGGCCCCCACGCCGGGGGCTTCCTCCGCCCGACCCTCGACATCCGCGCCTTCTACCTCcgcctctcctcttcctcttccccttccgccccggcgccggcggagctcGCGCTCGTCTACCACCCGGCGATAGGCGGCGCCGCGCTGGCGCTCAACGGCCGCGcgctcccgccggcggcgcccgcggagGTCACGCTCCGCCAGGTCGCCGGGGACGCGTACGCCAGCGCCGACCGCGTCGCCGCCACCGAGGGCGCGCGGTTCGAGGTTTACGCCGggaaggagatggcggcggagggcgtcttcaggcgccgccgAATCAGCGGGGAGGGTGGTTGGCGCGTGGAGTGCCgccgggccgcggcggcgtcgccgacggtggcggtggcggaggtggtggtgctcgCGGAGGGCGGCGTGCTGATGCGGGACAGGGCGAGGGCGACGTCCAGGCGGCGGATCGGGTGCGGGGCCACGAGGCTCGAGGGGATCCCGGAGGAGGCCACGGACGTCGGACGGGGGTGCCAGTGCGGGGGGGCATGCGGCGATGACGAGTGGGAGGTGGTCGGGGACGACTCCGACGACGCCGTGGCGTggaaagaggaggaggacgtcGAGGTGGAGACGGTGAGGTGGGCGATGGAGATGGGTGTGTGGGCCGTCTGCCTCGGCGTCGGCCTGCTCGCCACGGCCAGGCGGTTCCGCCGGAAGCGTGCCTTCTGGTGA
- the LOC101777171 gene encoding probable RNA-binding protein EIF1AD, which translates to MKAGRKNLRRACDEGAAVTLAEGESIMQVLTLRGSNVIEVMDGEGVKSLALFPAKFQRSFWIKSGSFVVVDASGRDQALESGSKIACVVSQVLFHEQVRALQKSGNWPAIFKSTANEGSQAGTQVQTTQVDEEQDSDEDDDLPPLEANTNRNRLYELYSDSDSGSDS; encoded by the exons ATGAAGGCGGGAAGGAAGAACCTGCGGCGGGCGTGCGACGAGGGAGCCGCCGTCACGCTCGCCGAGGGCGAGAGCATCATGCAGGTCCTCACGCTGCGGGGCTCCAACGTCATCGAG GTGATGGACGGCGAGGGCGTCAAATCCCTGGCCTTGTTCCCGGCCAAGTTCCAGAGGAGCTTCTGGATCAAGAGCG GGAGTTTCGTGGTTGTCGATGCTAGTGGGAGGGATCAGGCTCTGGAATCAGGGAGCAAGATTGCGTGCGTTGTCTCGCAAGTCCTCTTCCACGAACAAGTTCGGGCTCTGCAGAAGTCTGGTAACTG GCCAGCTATTTTCAAGTCAACTGCAAATGAAGGTTCACAGGCGGGAACACAAGTACAAACTACCCAGGTTGATGAGGAACAAGAttctgatgaagatgatgatctGCCACCGCTAGAAGCAAACACGAACAGGAATAGACTATATGAACTGTATTCTGATTCAGACAGTGGTTCTGATTCCTAA